The sequence ACTCGGAGTAGAGTTTatatgcgcgcgcgcgcacacacacacacatagaagaAACAGAAGAGGAAAAATCAAGAGGAATCTGGCTTTGCGTAGTTGCTCTAAAACCTTTAGAAAAAATTGAAGAGTGATGTAACAACACCTTTAAAGGCCCCATTTTGGGGgaaatctgctagagttgctctcatCCTTCATACTGCAACACCTGAACACTCGGTAAATCTCTGGAAATAAAATTGTTCAACTCTTTGCACATATCTATTATATTTATATGGCTCAAAAACATATAATGATTTACAACAATTAGGCATTCGACATCAGATCCCTTCAAACGACTGACATTCTAGATGAGCAGACCATTACAAGCATAGGGACCGACCAACACCTTCCCTTTCAGATCTTACACCATGTTTACTTTATATATCAGGCCCGGGCATGAACCCATCCTACACATTTCAGCTACAATACAGCGGAACATTGACAGGCTTGTACAGGAATGCCTTGACGATGTGCGAGTTCCCTGACTGTTTGTTGTATGTGAACTTGACCCCAGAGTGTGCATCGCCCCTCCTGGTGCAATGGTGGTGGAAGCTGCTGATGGGCCTCGCCAGGCACGAGTCCCACCGGTCGCTCTCCGGCATCGTCTCCGCAACACTGTAGATGCCCTCGGAGTTTGTGAATGCCTGGTAGTTGATGACCTCGCCAGATTTCGTAATGCACAGAACAGCAACCTCAGCGCCTATATAAGACACAAAGATGTACATGAGCAAGAGGAGAATTAAACTTGCAGAAACTTTAATTGTACACAACATGATGAATAAAACAATCCAAAGCAAAGAAAACAAAATGGAATTAGTAAGAGACAGGCAGTGCATGTATGCTTGCCAGTCACAGAAAAGGTACAAGTTACAATTCTTTCTTAGTTTGGTAGTATTATCACCTAAAGATCGCCACTTTAGATTTACACTAACACTTTCCAATACACTTCGATCGCATGTAAGCGTTATGAAATATCCCTAATTTTCTTGACAAAAAGGAATGTCAAAACCCATGGTCGATACCTGCACTAGCACCAGCACTGCTCGTCCCATTTGCGTTTTCATCTCAATTTGTTCATGGATGGTTGAATTACTGAATCAGCCTACCCGAATTTCTAAAATGGTTGATTCAACAGCCATTCGACCCATCTCCTCCAACTTTATTTTTTGATGTAGTTGTTGAATTGCCGAAATTATGCCAGTAGCTATACCGTGGAACAATCAACGCCAGCAGAATGCGAGTGCGCCAGTACAGTATGCTGGTccagagaaaaataaataaaagaagaacGGAACATCGATAGGCAGAAAGTTCTCCCAATAGGCTTAACAGGCAATGTTTTGACGTCATTTGGTTTGAGCTTGTAGGGGCGGTGGAGCAAGAACGAGGAAGCAGAAGGGGAGGAAGAAGCAGTAGGAGGAGCGGGATGGGGAAGCCAGAGGGGTCAACCTGTGAGTCAGTGACAGTGACTAACTCCAGGAAATGGACTCCGATAACTTGGCAGTGGGCACCCTCGTATTAATGCTTCTCATTGGTGTTCATGCTTAGCGGAAAGGAAATGGGATTGGATTGCGAGAGATAGCAGGGAGGTGAAGGTCGCCCTCCAGGCTTCTGTGGGCTTGTCCCAGCCAAAGCTCAGAGAGAAGCACTATTACCTTTTGGCATACCATTCGCAGTTCTAACTTTATCAAGCAGAGAGCACATCAATGCATTTTCTTTGATGACATTTGATAAATGCTGACATTTCTTGTCAACAACTAAAATAAGTCTCAGAATACTAAAGGAAAAATTCACATATGTTCTGGAAAGAAGTGGATTCAAGAGATGCATTCGGCTATTCCATGGACATGTACATAATTTTACATGTACTACGCCAATTACTATTAGACATTAGTTCATACGTTGGGAAATGCATTATTTACTCCCTGCAAGCCAACGTACAGACCCACATGGGCACCTAGACAGTTTTGAATTTTGATATCTTTAGTTTCCTTTGCGCATGGAGTTTCAGAGAGATAGTGGAATAGATGGTGAAGTGGATACGTGAGGGAAATTTAGGCTATAATTTACACATTATCTaaatatatatacatgcaatgagaGGCTCCAGAGAAATTACTCAGTAAAGGTGCTACTGTACTGCAGGCAGTACATCAGAATTTAGCCATCCTTAATAGTTTGCTTAGGCAGAAGTCAAGAACTCTACCTGATAGTCGAGTTCGCCTCAATTTTGGAACATGTTTTGAGTTAAACCAGTTCCCTGTAATTTGATTTGTTCTGATGGCAGTGGAAAGCAGTTTATGCACTTTCATACGTTCCCAGAACATGTAGGATAGAATAGAAGTCAAACCCTTTAACTTGTTTCTTCTTGTGTCCTTTTGCTAGAAACTGAGCAACCTTCGAGTGAGATACAGATAACGGCTCATGTGTGTTTGCCTCACCTCACCAAATCCCAACTAAGCTGTATGATGTGCGTCCATCTATGCTCCTCACTAGCTAACACAAGAGCCTCCTGTTACCTAGTACTTGCGTCCGATTTTCATCTCAACATCAGATGACCAGTAGCCAAACATCATATGGCCAGTAGCCTAGCACAGACTAAAATTCCACCAGAATTTCCCACGGAATGATACGAAAAGCACTCTCCAGTCTCCACAGCCCACGAATTTCCACTAGAGCGAAACTCGCCACTCTGCTCAACGTGGTAAACCGAGAAGTAAATTTCGAGATCCAAAACAGCTGAACCGAGATCCGCGGAAGTGATCGCTCGAAATCTAGCCCGATGGCCACGACAGCACAGAGGGCGGCGACAGCAACTTAGATATTACTAAATTCGAAGGAGGAGGCAGGCTCATTGGGCTGACCTTCGAGGGCGTGGTCCTCGGGGCCGATGGCAGAGTCGGCGCAGACGTCGCAGACGACGCGGCCGCGGATCTCCCCCGTCCACGCCTCGGCCGCCGGGGCCGCCGCCAGCAGGAAAGCGAGGAGGGCCAGGTGGAGCGGGAGCAGACACCGGTGAGGGACAGAacacgccgccgtcgccatggattGGGTTGCTCGGTCGAGCTACTCTTTCCTCTTTTTTGTAGTACAGTAGTGTAGTAGCTACTCTTTCcagctgtttttttttctttttgaggggTTGGTGACATTTTCACTTTCGCGGGAGTATTGACGAGGTAGACTgggtttttttttttgagcaaTACGAGGTATAGACTTTTTTTAGGCGTAATACGAGGTATAGACTGGTAGAGTAAGCAATAATTCACCTTGGATCAATCACCTTTTTTTTTCAACCGGGCTCGCACCCCTTTCAATTAATTTTGCAATCAACGGAAATACATCAGTCTGTATCACAAGTTCACCAACAAGCACTAACTAAGCATCACACCAAATAGGAAGCTAGAAACCATCAAAAGGAGACTGAAAGGGGAGGAGCGAGCTGGTGCATCGCCAGGAAACCCACCGCATGATGACCCTGAAACGGACCACCGGCTATGGGGCGAAAACCTGACGACACACGTCCGAATAAACGACCGTCTAGGGAATAGGACTCCGCAGAACCGGGGCCAAAAGACAACAGTAACGATCCAGCGGGCATCAAACCCCTGTGGATGAAGGTTAAGCAAGACACCATGATGAACTAGCCGATCTGAATACCATCACCATCTCCCAGAAGAAGCCTGCCTCGCGAGAATGATCTATCCGCCAAAGCAGTTGCCACATGCACCAACCTCTTCACACCAGCCTTGAACTTTGTCCTGTCGTCCTCCTTAAGAAGCCCTGCCCAGTATAGCATAAAAGAACAAGCGGTTAAAACAGCCTCCAAAGGAGTTCGAGCATCATGATTATCAAAAGTAACTTTGTTACGAAGGCACCAAATCCCCCAGCAAATGCCTGCAATAATCATCATATAGAATTTATCCCCTCCCGGGAAGATTTTGTATAACCAAGCCAAGCTTTGCCATAGCGACCGGGGACAATGGGAAACCCCAACTGTCAATCCCAGTGTACCCCAGACAGTTCGAGCAAGCGGGTAAGAGAAAAAGAGATGGTTGGCAGTTTTTATGTTATTGCAGAAAGAACACACAGGGTTTCCAGGCCAATTCCTACAGCGCATGTTATCACACGTAGGAACTGCATTTTGAAACAACTGCCACAGAAAAATCTTGATTTTCAAGGGGATATTAGCTTTCCACACCCATTTGTAACTAGGGCCAGATAGATCTCTTTCCAACCAGTCATACACAGATTTTGTGGTGAATTTTCCTTTTCTACTCAAAGACCAGGATACTGAATCTGGTTCGTCATTCAGCGCTTTTTTCTTTGCTTCATCCAATCCACTTCCATTGATCCACAAGCTCCCCAAAGAGCCTACGCCGAAAGGCAAGCTCATAATCGTTTGCTACAAAAGAGGCAACAGTGCATTCTTGATTTTGACAAATGTCAAACAAGACAGGAAAGCGATCACGAAGAACACCATCACCTAGCCACGGGTCATGCCAAACTCTGGCCAGATCACCACAATTGACATTAATTTTTCTCCCAGCCATATATGTTTCCTTGACTTTCATAATGGCCTTCCAACAAGGGGAATCAGAAAAACGAGTACGGATGTTTGCAACAGTTTTGTTTTTAAAATATCTAGCATGGATAATGCGTTGCCATAGTCCATCACTAGTCTCAAGTTTCCACCACCATTTCACAAGGAGACTAATGTTTTGTTTATGGAGGTCCTTAATACCCAAGCCTCCAATTTTCTTGGATCGACAAACCCTGGTCCATTTGACCATATGATAGGCACgcttcttattcttcctcctccATAAGAAACATCTACGATGCTTATTTATCTTTTCAATAAAGGTCTTGTTAAAGAGAAACATAGACATCAAGTAAGATGGGATTCCATCCAGGCTAGAATCCAAGAGAGTTAATCTAGCCCCGGAGGATGCTACATAGGCCACCCACGCATCCAGTTTTTTGATCATCTTGATATCCAGGAAATCCAACTCAATGTTTTTAAGAGTGGAATATGTAACCGACACTCCTAAGTATCTCATAGGTAAAGTGCCCACCCGGCAACCAAACATCTCTGCATACACCATATTAGTATCATTATCTCCACCAATAACGAAAACTTCACTTTTTCAAAGTTAATTTTTAACCCTGACATAAGTTCAAACAGATACAACAACAGTTTGATATTGACAGCTTTTTCCATGTCATGCTCGAAACATAGAACTGTGTCATCGACATATTGAAGAATACCCACCCCTCCCTCAATCAGATCAGAGGCTAACCCATTGATGAGACCATTTTTTGGGCAGCTAGTACCATCTTAGTCAAACACTCAGCTGCCATGTTAAACAAAAAAGGAGAATGTGGATCCCCTTGTCGACCCCCCTTGGCACTCTGAATATATGGTCCCATCTCATCATTGATTTTCACACTCACTGTCCCATTTCTCAGGATTTGCGAGACCCACCCACACCATTTGGTATTAAAGCCACGTTTAATATGACAATCAAGCAGGAACTCCCAGTTCACTTTGTCATAGGCTC comes from Triticum aestivum cultivar Chinese Spring chromosome 5B, IWGSC CS RefSeq v2.1, whole genome shotgun sequence and encodes:
- the LOC123110631 gene encoding uncharacterized protein, whose protein sequence is MATAACSVPHRCLLPLHLALLAFLLAAAPAAEAWTGEIRGRVVCDVCADSAIGPEDHALEGAEVAVLCITKSGEVINYQAFTNSEGIYSVAETMPESDRWDSCLARPISSFHHHCTRRGDAHSGVKFTYNKQSGNSHIVKAFLYKPVNVPLYCS